A genomic region of Enterobacter hormaechei ATCC 49162 contains the following coding sequences:
- a CDS encoding YfiR family protein: protein MGNAILIALLRLPLALMLFILVTPATAGSFTETDKSVRSIVSGIVSYTRWPALSGQPKLCIYASSHYGQALSSEDIHNPLPYSPVIVHSDREALSARCDALYFGSEPPAKQQEIINQYQGQALLLMSEQNPECVIGSAFCLIIEHDQVRFSVNLDALARSGVRVNPDVLMLARNKKHE from the coding sequence ATGGGAAATGCAATCTTGATCGCTTTGCTCCGACTCCCCCTGGCGCTAATGCTGTTCATTTTAGTGACCCCTGCCACGGCAGGCTCGTTCACGGAAACGGATAAATCGGTACGTTCGATTGTTTCTGGTATTGTGAGCTACACCCGATGGCCAGCACTGTCCGGCCAGCCTAAGCTCTGTATTTATGCCTCTTCCCATTACGGACAGGCGCTCAGCAGTGAAGATATACACAACCCGTTGCCCTATAGTCCTGTCATTGTGCATAGCGATCGGGAAGCACTTTCAGCCCGGTGTGATGCCCTCTATTTCGGGAGTGAGCCCCCGGCAAAACAACAGGAAATAATAAATCAATATCAGGGCCAGGCGTTGCTATTAATGTCAGAGCAAAATCCTGAATGCGTTATTGGCAGCGCATTTTGTCTGATAATAGAGCACGACCAGGTCAGGTTTTCCGTCAATCTGGATGCGCTGGCGCGCAGTGGCGTAAGAGTCAATCCGGATGTATTAATGCTCGCACGGAATAAGAAGCATGAATAA